Proteins encoded within one genomic window of Cucumis sativus cultivar 9930 chromosome 3, Cucumber_9930_V3, whole genome shotgun sequence:
- the LOC101205698 gene encoding 2-isopropylmalate synthase 2, chloroplastic, giving the protein MALPAALSRPNHSLARQSDSLFPAPHRIYSRNLQVLKNPSRSLSFKTAAASAPHNVSPVYSCLTESIVSNSVPKASIRRPPYIPNRIPDPSYVRVFDTTLRDGEQSPGASLTVKEKLDIARQLAKLGVDIIEAGFPAASKEDFEAVKMIAKEIGNAVDEDGYVPVICGLSRCNEKDIRTAWEAVKYAKRPRIHTFIATSEIHMEHKLRKTKEEVIEIARNMVRFARSLGCDDVEFSPEDAGRSDREFLYQILGEVIKAGATTLNIPDTVGYTMPFEFGKLIADIKSNTPGIENVIISSHCQNDLGLATANTVAGACAGARQVEVTINGIGERAGNASLEEVVMALQCRGEHVLGGLHTGINSRHIFLTSKMVEEFTGLNVQPHKAIVGANAFAHASGIHQDGMLKHKGTYEIMAPEDIGYERSNDAGIVLGKLSGRHALKSLLLELGYELDGENLDNVFWRFKAVAEQKKRVTDADLRALVSDEVFQPTVLWKLLDMQVTCGTLGLSTATVKLLDADGKEHIACSVGTGPVDSAYKAVDLIVKEPATLLEYSMNAVTEGIDAIATTRVLIRGDKSYTSTNALTGEAVQRTFSGIGAGMDIVVSSVKAYIGALNKMLGFQGIDIKVTEEKTLSA; this is encoded by the exons ATGGCCCTTCCGGCAGCATTGTCCAGACCCAATCATTCTCTTGCTCGCCAATCCGATTCTCTGTTTCCTGCTCCTCATCGGATTTATAGCAGGAATTTGCAGGTTCTTAAGAATCCTTCACGGTCGTTGTCTTTTAAAACGGCTGCTGCTTCGGCGCCTCATAATGTATCTCCTGTTTACTCTTGTCTTACGGAAAGTATTGTTTCGAATTCTGTACCGAAAGCATCAATTAGACGGCCGCCGTATATTCCTAATCGCATCCCTGACCCTTCCTATGTTCGCGTATTCGATACCACTCTCCGTGATGGCGAGCAGTCTCCAGGTGCTTCCCTCACTGTTAAAGAGAAGCTTGACATTGCTCGTCAGCTTGCAAAGCTTGGTGTAGATATCATTGAGGCTGGATTCCCTGCTGCTTCGAAGGAAGACTTTGAGGCAGTCAAGATGATTGCAAAAGAGATTGGAAATGCTGTCGATGAGGATGGATATGTGCCTGTTATTTGTGGTCTCTCCAGGTGTAATGAGAAGGATATTCGAACTGCATGGGAGGCTGTCAAATACGCTAAAAGACCGCGGATACATACCTTTATTGCAACGAGCGAAATTCATATGGAGCATAAGCTGAGAAAAACGAAGGAGGAAGTGATTGAAATTGCTCGAAACATGGTGCGGTTTGCACGAAGTTTGGGTTGTGATGATGTTGAGTTCAGCCCCGAGGATGCTGGCAG ATCTGACAGAGAGTTCCTTTATCAAATTCTGGGGGAAGTGATAAAGGCTGGGGCAACTACTCTCAACATACCTGATACTGTTGGTTATACAATGCCTTTTGAATTTGGGAAGTTGATTGCTGATATAAAATCTAATACTCCTGGCATTGAAAATGTCATCATTTCATCACACTGCCAGAATGATCTTGGACTAGCAACTGCTAACACAGTAGCA GGGGCATGTGCGGGTGCAAGGCAAGTTGAGGTCACAATTAATGGCATTGGTGAGAGAGCTGGAAATGCTTCCCTAGAGGAA GTGGTAATGGCCTTACAATGTCGTGGAGAGCATGTGCTTGGAGGTCTTCATACTGGAATTAACTCAAGACATATCTTTTTGACTAGCAAGAtg GTAGAAGAGTTCACTGGTTTGAATGTACAACCACACAAGGCTATTGTCGGAGCTAATGCTTTTGCTCATGCAAGTGGCATCCATCAG GATGGGATGCTTAAGCATAAAGGTACATATGAAATCATGGCCCCTGAAGATATTGGCTATGAACGATCCAATGATGCTGGAATTGTTTTAGGAAAACTTAG TGGACGGCATGCCCTTAAAAGTCTCCTTCTAGAG CTTGGTTATGAACTTGATGGTGAGAATCTCGACAATGTATTCTGGCGTTTCAAAGCAGTGGCTGAACAAAAAAAG AGAGTTACAGATGCGGATCTTCGAGCTTTGGTATCCGATGAAGTTTTTCAACCGACTGTTCTTTGGAAGCTGCTAGATATGCAG GTTACTTGTGGAACTCTTGGTCTTTCCACTGCTACAGTTAAACTCCTTGATGCTGATGGGAAAGAGCACATTGCTTGTTCTGTTGGAACGGGTCCTGTAGATTCAGCTTACAAGGCTGTGGATCTCATTGTTAAG GAACCAGCAACTCTTCTCGAGTATTCAATGAATGCCGTCACTGAAGGTATAGATGCAATTGCCACGACTCGTGTCCTAATAAGAGGGGACAAAAGCTACACATCTACTAATGCATTGACTGGAGAAGCAGTTCAACGAACATTTAG TGGTATTGGAGCAGGAATGGACATAGTTGTATCAAGTGTTAAGGCCTACATTGGTGCTCTAAATAAGATGCTTGGTTTTCAAGGAATTGACATTAAGGTGACtgaagaaaaaacattatCGGCTTAA